The sequence TTTCAGTTTATACATAGAATGCTGAATGCCATTCTCAAACCTCCACTGGAACACTGCAGGTTGTAAGTTTGCCGACGAGAATCGATCCTCATCACACATCGGCTGTGGTAACCTTAAACGGACAGTTATTTGTCCGTGTGCCTCTCGAGCAATTGGATTAGAAACATTTACAGTTTTAACAAAAAGCCTTTGAAGAAGATCTGAAAAGGGAGATGATTGTTAGAAGAAGTAGCTGTTGTTGAGAGTATTTTGTCTGTATATTATTATGAGAGCATGACACCACAACCTGAGAAGGGCCAACTTTAGGAATCCTTTTTAATTAGACATCTAGTTTATGGTCTCTCTCCTATCTTTGATTGGATTATCTTCTTACTAGTATCACTAATGATTTGTTGTAGctcaaaaatcttttttaaaaaaaaccctttttCTATTAGGAAGACACCAATTTACaactttatttgattattttatcgTTTATCTTGATATTTGTGGCCGTGGATCTTTTTGTATTATCAACTTGCATGTTAGCTCAAAAATCAAGATTGAATCTCAATCTGTACTTATCTTAGTGGGTTTGTGGTATAACTAGAAAAAGACAATTAGGCTAAAATAGTATTGTTatctttttaatgtttattaagGTGTTATGGAAagatgtgtttttgtaaaaaatgtttAGTTTAGGGTTtggatttaaaaatttaggtttaacttttttttttctagaaaagtaaagattttctttcttatttaacTTTACATTTTCAGACTATAATAATCCAGCATTGTATTTTGTGTCAAATATgcaagaatcttttttttttgtttggcttgTAAGGAAATGTAATCCACTGTTTTAATATTGGAAGTGATTCTAATCTTGTCACCGTTAATATTCCAACTCCAAAGcctttgcatatatataaaatggtcCAATAATAATTTTGCCCATATGGGTTTAAATAATTCGTAAAAGTGTATTATAAATTTTGCATCGTAATTGTGATTCAAACAAAGTGTggtctatctatatatattattcaaatcGATTTGAACATGTGTTGGATCTCAATGAGCCAGTCAAGGTTCATAATAAAGTCTTTATTAAGCAGCGTAGGAGGAGGTTTCTTACTTGGATCTGCTCTCTCAACTCCTCCGTCTTTCGCCACcgcgtcttcttctccttcccaCTCCGCCGAAATGGGAACTCACAAAACCAAGGTTTGCATCGTCGGAAGTGGTCCAGCAGCACACACGGCGGCGATCTATGCAGCTAGGGCTGAGCTTAAGCCTCTTCTCTTCGAAGGATGGATGGCTAACGACATCGCTCCCGGAGGTCAGTTAACTACAACCACCGACGTCGAGAACTTCCCTGGGTTCCCTGAAGGTATCCTCGGTGCCGAGATCGTCGAGAAATTCAGGAAGCAATCGGAGAGGTTCGGTACTGAGATCTTCACTGAGACGGTTAACAAAGTTGATTTCTCGTCGAAGCCGTTTAAGGTAATCACCGATTCGAGAACTGTTCTCGCTGACTCTGTGATCGTTTCGACTGGAGCTGTAGCGAAACGTCTTAGCTTCACTGGATCTGGTGAAGGCGATGGTGGTTTTTGGAACCGTGGTATCTCCGCTTGTGCTGTTTGCGACGGAGCTGCTCCGATTTTTAGGAATAANNNNNNNNNNNNNNNNNNNNNNNNNNNNNNNNNNNNNNNNNNNNNNNNNNNNNNNNNNNNNNNNNNNNNNNNNNNNNNNNNNNNNNNNNNNNNNNNNNNNNNNNNNNNNNNNNNNNNNNNNNNNNNNNNNNCAATAATAATTTTGCCCATATGGGTTTAAATAATTCGTAAAAGTGTATTATAAATTTTGCATCGTAATTGTGATTCAAACAAAGTGTggtctatctatatatattattcaaatcGATTTGAACATGTGTTGGATCTCAATGAGCCAGTCAAGGTTCATAATAAAGTCTTTATTAAGCAGCGTAGGAGGAGGTTTCTTACTTGGATCTGCTCTCTCAACTCCTCCGTCTTTCGCCACcgcgtcttcttctccttcccaCTCCGCCGAAATGGGAACTCACAAAACCAAGGTTTGCATCGTCGGAAGTGGTCCAGCAGCACACACGGCGGCGATCTATGCAGCTAGGGCTGAGCTTAAGCCTCTTCTCTTCGAAGGATGGATGGCTAACGACATCGCTCCCGGAGGTCAGTTAACTACAACCACCGACGTCGAGAACTTCCCTGGGTTCCCTGACGGTATCCTCGGTGCCGAGATCGTCGAGAAATTCAGGAAGCAATCGGAGAGGTTCGGTACTGAGATCTTCACTGA comes from Camelina sativa cultivar DH55 chromosome 19, Cs, whole genome shotgun sequence and encodes:
- the LOC104768144 gene encoding thioredoxin reductase 2-like, with the protein product MCWISMSQSRFIIKSLLSSVGGGFLLGSALSTPPSFATASSSPSHSAEMGTHKTKVCIVGSGPAAHTAAIYAARAELKPLLFEGWMANDIAPGGQLTTTTDVENFPGFPEGILGAEIVEKFRKQSERFGTEIFTETVNKVDFSSKPFKVITDSRTVLADSVIVSTGAVAKRLSFTGSGEGDGGFWNRGISACAVCDGAAPIFRN